Proteins encoded in a region of the Terriglobia bacterium genome:
- a CDS encoding potassium channel family protein has translation MAAFIGLLGILLLGTILWDAFETIILPRRVTRRYRLAAAFYRSTGRPWFAIARRIQSAKRRDGFLGIFGPLSILMLFGVWASGLILGFAMVQWAAGHMMGEPWTVQSFRTQLYLSGTSFFTLGLGDVIPHTHFARFVTVVEAGMGFGFLAVVISYLPVLYGAFSRREANISLLDARAGSPPTAAELLRRHVRQQNLEALGEYLRAWESWAAELMESHLSYPVLCYFRSQHNNQSWVSALATILDACALLVAHTEGALRWQAELTFAICRHALVDLAQALSIPPRLVSADRFEPATLAELREVLCASGTPMCRERAAEETLEKMRAMYEPYLFGFSERLVMTLPAWGPAGPRLDNWRTSAWEKVSSAANPSATVSVEEDDHS, from the coding sequence GTGGCCGCGTTCATTGGTTTGCTGGGAATTTTGTTGCTGGGCACGATCCTCTGGGACGCTTTTGAAACCATCATTCTGCCGCGACGCGTCACACGGCGCTACCGGCTGGCGGCGGCGTTCTACCGTTCCACTGGAAGGCCGTGGTTCGCCATCGCGCGCCGCATCCAATCCGCCAAACGCCGCGACGGTTTCCTGGGCATTTTCGGGCCGCTCTCGATCCTGATGCTTTTTGGAGTGTGGGCCAGCGGGCTGATTCTGGGCTTCGCCATGGTGCAGTGGGCGGCCGGCCACATGATGGGCGAACCCTGGACGGTGCAATCGTTCCGTACGCAACTTTACCTGAGCGGCACCAGCTTTTTTACGCTGGGACTGGGCGACGTGATCCCGCACACGCATTTCGCGCGGTTTGTGACCGTGGTCGAGGCCGGGATGGGTTTCGGCTTCCTGGCGGTGGTGATTTCTTATCTGCCGGTGCTCTATGGAGCGTTTTCGCGGCGCGAGGCTAACATCTCGCTGCTCGACGCGCGCGCCGGCTCGCCGCCCACGGCCGCCGAACTGCTGCGCCGCCACGTTCGGCAGCAGAACCTGGAAGCGCTCGGCGAATATCTGCGGGCCTGGGAAAGCTGGGCGGCCGAGCTGATGGAAAGCCATCTCTCCTATCCCGTGCTCTGCTACTTCCGCTCGCAGCACAACAACCAGTCGTGGGTGTCAGCTCTGGCCACCATCCTGGATGCCTGCGCGCTGCTCGTTGCCCACACCGAGGGCGCGCTGCGCTGGCAGGCGGAACTCACCTTCGCCATCTGCCGTCACGCGCTGGTGGACCTGGCGCAGGCCCTATCCATCCCGCCGCGCCTCGTTTCAGCCGACCGCTTTGAGCCCGCCACGCTCGCCGAGCTGCGTGAGGTCCTTTGCGCCAGCGGGACGCCCATGTGCAGGGAACGGGCGGCAGAAGAAACGCTCGAGAAAATGCGGGCCATGTATGAGCCGTACCTGTTCGGATTTTCCGAGCGGCTGGTGATGACGCTGCCCGCCTGGGGACCCGCCGGGCCACGCCTTGACAACTGGCGAACCAGCGCCTGGGAAAAGGTCTCGTCAGCAGCAAACCCGTCAGCCACAGTGAGCGTGGAAGAAGATGACCATTCCTGA